A stretch of Chloracidobacterium sp. DNA encodes these proteins:
- a CDS encoding (2Fe-2S)-binding protein: MPITVTVNGVKQACDAPPDMPLLWVLRDVLGLTGTKYGCGIGLCGACTIHLNGVATRACLTPLAAAAGKSITTIEGLSPDGMHPVQQAWRLEDVAQCGYCQPGQIMAAAALLAKNPKPSDEDIAAALAGNLCRCGTYQRIYAAVRRAATLQKTRGSDSR, encoded by the coding sequence ATGCCAATCACGGTTACGGTCAACGGCGTCAAACAAGCTTGTGACGCGCCGCCGGACATGCCGCTGCTGTGGGTGTTGCGCGACGTACTGGGGCTGACAGGGACGAAGTACGGCTGCGGAATTGGTCTCTGTGGCGCGTGTACAATTCACCTCAACGGCGTTGCGACGCGCGCCTGCCTGACGCCGCTTGCCGCCGCCGCTGGTAAAAGCATCACGACCATTGAAGGCCTGTCGCCCGACGGCATGCACCCCGTCCAACAAGCTTGGCGGCTTGAAGACGTAGCGCAGTGTGGCTACTGCCAGCCGGGTCAAATCATGGCTGCGGCGGCGTTGTTGGCGAAGAATCCAAAACCATCGGATGAAGACATCGCTGCTGCGCTGGCCGGTAACCTCTGTCGATGTGGGACATATCAGCGCATTTACGCAGCCGTTCGCCGCGCCGCTACGCTTCAGAAAACGCGCGGCAGCGACTCGCGGTAA
- a CDS encoding xanthine dehydrogenase family protein molybdopterin-binding subunit — translation MTMITKVSRREFMAGAVFTGAALTLGCSFEAETGCVAAAGAPALTPNAFLSIQSDGRIVVTVNKTEMGQGVRTSLPMLVAEELDADWSKVVVETASFDPAKYGFQGTGGSGSIRSAWEPLRRTGATARAMLVEAAARRWNVAAADCRTENGFVIHPTDAAKKLSYGELVADAAALPVPDAKTVKLKDPKDFKLIGRRIARYDNPAIVTGKAVYGIDVRLPGMRFATMVHPPVFGGKPKQVDDTAAKTVPGVEKVLMTDRGVAVVATNTWAAFEGAKKLRVTWDDGPHAELSSAAIRAMFAEKAKASGDVARNDGNFDEAFASAAKKLEAEYEVPYLHHATLEPQNCTARVTADGCEIWVPTQFPNFVMEEARRITGLDAGRIKIHVTLLGGGFGRRIEADYAADAVEVAKRLDGVPVQVTWTREEDMQHGWYRPASLHVVKGGLSAAGQPTALLHRLVAPSIFGQRQPDGGKGVDRGAMAGIITMLYDIPNFRAEYVRANTGVPIGFWRAVFDSQNAFVQESFIDELAHAVRADPVAFRLKLLAKAPRLKNVLEIAAKAAGWGETPPKGRARGVASHFSFGAFCAQVAEVSIEDDLPRVHRVVCAMDVGTVINPGHLEAQIEGSIVFALSAALYGAITVEKGRVVQSNFNDYPLLRVTEMPKVEIHLVKSAEAPSGAGEPALPPTTPAVCNALFALTGKRIRKLPIKLEPDADA, via the coding sequence ATGACGATGATTACCAAGGTTTCACGGCGCGAGTTTATGGCGGGCGCAGTGTTTACTGGCGCGGCGCTGACACTGGGGTGCAGCTTCGAAGCCGAAACTGGCTGCGTGGCGGCTGCCGGTGCACCGGCGCTGACTCCGAACGCTTTCCTTAGCATTCAATCTGACGGCCGCATTGTCGTCACCGTCAACAAAACCGAAATGGGGCAGGGTGTCCGTACCAGCCTCCCGATGCTGGTGGCGGAAGAACTCGACGCTGACTGGTCAAAGGTGGTCGTTGAAACGGCGTCGTTTGATCCGGCCAAGTACGGCTTTCAGGGGACGGGCGGCAGCGGCAGCATACGAAGCGCGTGGGAGCCGCTCCGGCGCACCGGCGCAACAGCCCGCGCCATGCTCGTCGAGGCTGCTGCGCGTCGTTGGAATGTCGCCGCCGCCGACTGCCGGACGGAAAACGGCTTTGTCATCCATCCGACGGACGCCGCCAAAAAACTCAGCTACGGCGAGTTGGTCGCCGACGCGGCGGCGCTGCCCGTGCCGGACGCCAAAACCGTCAAGCTCAAAGACCCCAAGGATTTCAAACTCATCGGACGGCGCATCGCGCGCTACGACAACCCGGCGATTGTCACCGGCAAGGCGGTGTACGGCATAGATGTTCGCCTGCCGGGCATGCGCTTCGCCACGATGGTTCACCCGCCGGTGTTCGGCGGCAAGCCCAAACAGGTGGATGACACCGCTGCGAAGACCGTGCCGGGCGTGGAAAAGGTGCTCATGACCGACCGGGGCGTGGCCGTCGTGGCGACCAACACGTGGGCGGCGTTTGAGGGCGCGAAGAAACTGCGCGTGACATGGGACGACGGCCCCCACGCCGAGCTGTCGAGCGCCGCTATTCGCGCCATGTTCGCCGAAAAAGCTAAAGCGTCGGGCGATGTGGCGCGCAACGACGGCAATTTTGACGAAGCTTTTGCGAGCGCAGCCAAAAAGCTCGAAGCCGAGTACGAAGTTCCCTATCTGCACCATGCCACGCTGGAGCCGCAGAACTGTACGGCGCGGGTCACCGCCGACGGCTGTGAAATCTGGGTGCCGACGCAGTTTCCCAACTTTGTCATGGAGGAAGCTCGCCGGATTACAGGGCTGGACGCCGGGCGCATCAAGATTCACGTCACACTGCTGGGCGGCGGCTTCGGCCGACGCATTGAAGCCGATTACGCAGCCGACGCAGTGGAAGTCGCCAAGCGGTTGGACGGCGTACCGGTGCAGGTGACGTGGACGCGCGAAGAAGACATGCAGCACGGCTGGTATCGTCCGGCCAGCCTGCACGTCGTTAAGGGCGGTCTGTCCGCCGCTGGACAGCCGACGGCACTGCTGCATCGGCTGGTTGCGCCTTCCATCTTTGGTCAGCGCCAACCGGACGGCGGCAAGGGCGTGGATCGCGGCGCAATGGCAGGCATCATTACCATGCTGTACGACATACCGAACTTCCGCGCCGAGTACGTCCGCGCCAACACAGGTGTCCCGATTGGCTTCTGGCGGGCGGTGTTCGACTCGCAGAACGCCTTCGTGCAGGAGTCGTTCATTGACGAACTTGCCCACGCCGTGCGAGCCGATCCAGTGGCGTTTCGACTCAAATTGCTCGCCAAAGCGCCCCGTCTGAAAAACGTTCTGGAAATTGCCGCCAAAGCCGCCGGTTGGGGTGAGACGCCGCCTAAGGGCCGCGCGCGCGGCGTAGCATCGCATTTCTCATTCGGAGCTTTCTGCGCCCAAGTTGCGGAAGTGTCCATTGAAGACGATCTGCCGCGCGTTCATCGGGTCGTGTGCGCAATGGATGTCGGGACAGTCATCAATCCGGGTCACCTTGAGGCGCAAATCGAGGGTAGCATCGTCTTCGCCCTAAGCGCGGCGCTTTACGGCGCGATCACTGTTGAGAAGGGGCGGGTCGTGCAGTCAAACTTCAACGATTATCCGCTCCTGCGAGTGACGGAGATGCCGAAAGTTGAGATTCATTTGGTCAAGAGCGCCGAAGCGCCGTCCGGCGCAGGCGAACCGGCGCTGCCGCCGACCACTCCGGCCGTCTGCAACGCGCTGTTTGCCCTGACCGGCAAGCGCATTCGCAAACTTCCCATCAAGCTTGAGCCGGATGCGGACGCCTAG
- a CDS encoding D-aminoacylase: MRTPRSVVAALSLLVCLAVVPVGGQAAVPDYDLLIANARVVDGAGNPWFRADVAVRDGRIVRIGRGLSGTARRVVNANGLVLAPGFIDVHAHAEDIFTLPDAENFIRMGVTTLVTGNCGFSVIDVAEFLSRYRETPLTVNLATLIAHGSVRAKVMGYADRAPTDAELAEMKHLVAKAMEEGALGLSTGLIYAPGSFAKTDEIVALAKVVAPFGGVYATHMRNEGNGVLEAIEEAIAIGEQAGLPVEISHLKVSSPRLWGASDRMLGLIRAARARGVEVTADQYAYTASSTALEIMLPNWALDGGRTEAVKRLADAETRRKIKDELIESLKSKGRTDFSYAVVAFYGANRDYNGKNLVEVTRLAQGRDDLDAQAEQILTMYEQGGAGMIFHGMREDDVIRIMREPFTMIAADAGVRKFGVGAPHPRGYGNTARVLGRYVRELGLLTLEDAVRKMTSLPAQTFRLAGRGLIKEGFAADLVLFDDQAVLDKATYEQPHQFPVGIVLVVVNGVVVLEDGKLTGARPGQALRRATEKRATGDVRP; this comes from the coding sequence ATGCGGACGCCTAGAAGCGTGGTCGCTGCGTTGTCACTGCTGGTGTGTTTGGCGGTCGTCCCGGTTGGAGGGCAAGCCGCCGTTCCCGACTATGACCTGCTCATCGCCAACGCGCGCGTCGTGGACGGCGCGGGCAACCCATGGTTTCGGGCGGATGTCGCCGTCCGGGACGGCCGCATTGTCCGCATTGGGCGCGGACTGTCAGGTACGGCGCGGCGCGTCGTCAACGCCAACGGGTTGGTCCTCGCGCCCGGCTTCATAGACGTTCATGCGCACGCGGAGGACATTTTTACGCTGCCCGACGCCGAGAACTTCATCCGCATGGGCGTGACAACGCTCGTGACAGGCAACTGTGGGTTCTCCGTCATTGATGTAGCCGAATTCCTCAGCCGCTACCGGGAAACACCGCTGACGGTCAATCTGGCGACGCTCATCGCCCACGGTTCGGTGCGCGCCAAGGTCATGGGGTATGCCGACCGCGCGCCCACCGACGCAGAACTCGCTGAAATGAAACACCTGGTCGCCAAAGCGATGGAGGAGGGCGCGCTGGGACTTTCGACCGGGTTGATTTACGCGCCCGGCAGCTTCGCCAAAACCGATGAAATTGTCGCCTTGGCGAAGGTCGTCGCCCCGTTCGGCGGTGTGTACGCCACGCACATGCGCAACGAGGGCAACGGTGTTCTAGAAGCCATCGAGGAAGCCATTGCGATTGGCGAGCAGGCGGGGTTGCCGGTGGAAATCTCGCATCTGAAGGTGTCCTCGCCGCGTCTGTGGGGCGCAAGCGACCGGATGCTGGGCCTCATTCGGGCGGCGCGGGCGCGCGGCGTCGAAGTGACGGCCGATCAGTACGCCTACACGGCTTCTTCGACGGCTCTGGAAATCATGCTGCCAAACTGGGCGCTGGACGGCGGGCGCACTGAAGCCGTCAAGCGCCTAGCCGACGCCGAGACGCGCCGCAAAATCAAGGATGAACTCATAGAGAGCCTCAAATCCAAAGGGCGCACGGATTTCAGCTACGCCGTCGTCGCTTTCTACGGCGCGAACCGCGACTACAACGGCAAGAACTTGGTGGAGGTAACACGCCTCGCGCAGGGTAGGGATGACCTTGACGCGCAGGCCGAACAGATTTTGACGATGTATGAGCAGGGCGGCGCAGGGATGATTTTTCACGGCATGCGCGAGGATGATGTCATTCGGATTATGCGCGAGCCGTTCACGATGATCGCCGCCGACGCCGGTGTAAGGAAGTTTGGCGTCGGCGCGCCGCATCCGCGCGGCTACGGGAACACCGCGCGCGTGCTGGGGCGGTACGTCCGTGAGTTGGGTCTGCTGACGCTCGAAGACGCGGTACGGAAAATGACCAGCCTGCCGGCACAGACGTTTCGGCTGGCCGGGCGAGGGTTGATCAAGGAGGGCTTCGCCGCCGATCTCGTCCTGTTTGACGACCAAGCCGTTTTGGACAAGGCGACCTACGAGCAGCCGCACCAGTTTCCTGTCGGTATCGTTCTGGTCGTCGTGAATGGCGTCGTTGTGCTGGAGGACGGTAAGTTGACTGGGGCGCGGCCGGGGCAGGCGCTGCGGCGGGCGACGGAAAAGCGGGCGACGGGAGACGTGCGTCCATGA
- a CDS encoding ribonucleotide-diphosphate reductase subunit beta: protein MLLDPGFNLTLRPMRYPLFYEMYRNAIKNTWTVEEVDFSTDVVDLHYRMTDAERHLIHRLVAFFATGDSIVGNNLVLNLYKHINAPEARMYLSRQLFEEALHVQFYLTLLDTYIPNIVEREKAFAAVHNIPSIARKAQFCRRWIDSIFLLDELRTREDRRNFLLNLICFASCVEGLFFFAAFAYVYFLRSKGLLHGLASGTNWVFRDESLHMNFAFAVVEQVRREEPELFDEELETAVTRMLEEAVDCEMQFAEDLLSGGVAGLSLADMRQYLEFIADQRLATLGFEQRYYARNPFPFMELQDVQELTNFFERRVAAYQVGITGEVAFDEAF, encoded by the coding sequence ATGTTGCTAGACCCCGGCTTCAATCTAACGTTGCGGCCGATGCGGTATCCGCTCTTTTATGAAATGTACCGCAACGCTATCAAAAACACGTGGACGGTTGAAGAAGTGGATTTCTCAACCGATGTGGTTGACCTACACTACCGCATGACTGACGCCGAACGGCATTTGATCCACCGTCTGGTGGCGTTTTTTGCCACGGGCGATTCGATTGTCGGCAATAACTTGGTGCTCAATCTCTACAAACACATCAACGCGCCGGAAGCGCGCATGTACCTTTCACGACAACTTTTTGAAGAGGCCTTACACGTCCAGTTCTACCTGACCCTGCTCGATACCTACATTCCCAATATTGTTGAGCGCGAAAAGGCTTTTGCAGCTGTCCACAATATTCCTTCGATTGCGCGCAAGGCGCAGTTTTGCCGGCGGTGGATTGATTCAATTTTTCTGCTGGACGAGCTGCGGACACGCGAGGACCGGCGCAACTTCCTGCTCAACTTGATTTGCTTTGCGAGCTGTGTCGAAGGGCTGTTTTTCTTCGCGGCGTTCGCTTACGTGTACTTTCTGCGCTCCAAGGGGCTGCTACACGGGTTGGCGTCGGGGACGAACTGGGTGTTCCGCGACGAAAGCCTGCACATGAACTTTGCCTTCGCCGTCGTCGAGCAGGTCCGCCGGGAAGAGCCGGAGTTGTTTGACGAAGAGCTTGAAACCGCCGTGACGCGCATGCTGGAGGAAGCCGTGGATTGTGAAATGCAGTTCGCTGAAGACCTCCTTTCCGGCGGCGTTGCGGGTTTGTCGCTCGCGGATATGCGGCAATATTTGGAGTTTATCGCCGACCAGCGGCTAGCGACGCTTGGCTTTGAACAGCGCTACTATGCACGGAATCCCTTCCCATTCATGGAGCTTCAGGACGTACAGGAGTTGACTAATTTCTTCGAACGGCGCGTCGCAGCTTATCAGGTCGGCATTACAGGCGAGGTCGCTTTCGACGAAGCATTTTGA
- a CDS encoding type II toxin-antitoxin system HicB family antitoxin translates to MALADMTAGMITCWSDNDQSFIIEVTEVLGCMADGQTYQEAVANAGIIIQDWIETAKSLGRPIPEPKGKQMYAGNA, encoded by the coding sequence ATGGCCTTGGCGGACATGACGGCAGGAATGATCACTTGCTGGAGCGACAATGACCAGTCGTTCATCATAGAAGTCACGGAAGTACTGGGCTGTATGGCGGACGGTCAAACCTACCAAGAAGCTGTAGCCAATGCAGGGATCATCATTCAAGATTGGATTGAGACAGCTAAAAGCTTAGGGCGACCTATCCCTGAACCTAAAGGTAAACAAATGTATGCCGGAAATGCTTAG
- a CDS encoding pseudouridine-5'-phosphate glycosidase, whose translation MVQVAPEVAEALAEGRPVVALESAVIAHGLPYPANIETALAMETAVRAGGAVPATIGVSGGALVVGMDERLITQFGESARKGQPVAKLGARDLAAAAVLGWDGATTVGATARAAALVGIQVLATGGVGGVHRGAAQTWDISGDLMALARYPVMVVCAGVKAILDIPATLEWLEMLGVPVVGWRCSVFPAFYTADSGRRLPVSVGQVGDLARLWAVERAWGGGGLLVVQPPPEELSDVETAIQSALAEAEAAGVHGAAVTPYLLAKVSELTDGKSLEVNTALLRHNALTAAAIACGLARPPQEPKQSFQKDIAP comes from the coding sequence TTGGTACAGGTGGCGCCGGAAGTCGCTGAGGCGCTGGCGGAAGGGCGTCCGGTGGTGGCGTTGGAGAGCGCGGTGATTGCCCATGGGCTGCCGTATCCGGCGAACATCGAAACGGCGCTGGCGATGGAGACGGCGGTTCGGGCGGGCGGGGCTGTGCCGGCGACGATTGGGGTTTCCGGCGGGGCGCTGGTCGTCGGCATGGACGAGCGACTGATAACGCAATTTGGCGAGTCGGCGCGCAAGGGGCAGCCCGTAGCGAAGCTGGGCGCGCGTGATTTGGCGGCGGCCGCAGTGCTGGGGTGGGACGGCGCGACGACCGTTGGCGCGACGGCGCGGGCGGCGGCGCTCGTTGGGATTCAAGTGCTGGCGACAGGCGGCGTCGGCGGGGTGCATCGCGGCGCGGCGCAAACGTGGGACATCAGCGGCGACCTTATGGCGCTTGCACGTTACCCAGTGATGGTCGTCTGCGCGGGCGTCAAAGCGATCCTCGACATTCCGGCGACGCTGGAATGGCTTGAAATGCTTGGCGTGCCAGTGGTTGGCTGGAGGTGCAGCGTATTTCCAGCGTTTTATACGGCCGACAGTGGTCGTCGGCTGCCCGTTTCGGTCGGACAGGTTGGCGACTTAGCGCGCCTTTGGGCAGTCGAGCGAGCGTGGGGCGGTGGGGGCCTCTTAGTGGTGCAACCGCCACCGGAAGAGCTTTCCGACGTTGAGACGGCTATTCAGTCGGCGCTGGCGGAAGCTGAAGCGGCAGGCGTTCACGGAGCGGCAGTGACGCCGTACTTGTTAGCAAAAGTCAGCGAACTGACCGACGGAAAAAGTTTAGAGGTCAATACCGCTCTCCTCCGACACAACGCGCTGACAGCGGCGGCGATAGCCTGTGGACTCGCGCGACCCCCACAAGAGCCAAAACAGTCTTTTCAAAAGGATATAGCGCCATAG
- the fliJ gene encoding flagellar export protein FliJ codes for MKKARYRLQPVLDVREQAKKDAAQRLADARQALADAEAELARRIAAVDACRQRQAEAETRLLAALQSGSAAHTLLAHRTFIADLKEEERRLQDAVDQQRAAVQRAEAAVEAALEGLIEASKEVQAIEKHRENWRLARKADEERRENKANDEFGTSRHGRQT; via the coding sequence ATGAAGAAAGCTCGCTACCGCTTACAGCCGGTTCTGGATGTCCGGGAACAAGCCAAGAAAGACGCCGCACAGCGGCTGGCCGACGCCCGTCAAGCGTTGGCCGACGCTGAAGCCGAACTTGCCCGCCGGATTGCCGCCGTGGACGCCTGTCGGCAACGGCAAGCCGAAGCCGAGACGAGATTGTTGGCCGCCCTGCAGTCTGGTTCGGCCGCCCACACACTGCTGGCGCACCGTACTTTCATAGCCGATTTGAAGGAGGAGGAAAGACGCCTACAGGACGCCGTTGACCAGCAACGCGCCGCCGTCCAGCGGGCGGAGGCGGCGGTTGAGGCGGCGTTGGAGGGACTTATCGAAGCGTCCAAAGAGGTGCAAGCGATTGAGAAGCACCGTGAGAACTGGCGACTGGCGCGCAAAGCGGATGAAGAGCGACGCGAAAACAAAGCCAACGATGAATTCGGTACGTCGCGCCACGGGCGGCAAACCTGA
- a CDS encoding ribonucleoside-diphosphate reductase subunit alpha yields the protein MSDSAAARQADIAPSTMRVRKRNGTLEPVNLDKIVRAVGRCCTGLANVDAIRVATKTIGGLYDGATTAELDQLSINTAAALIVEEPEYARLAARLLATCIYKEVRNQNIHSFSQSIDAGHRLGLVADRLQTFVAEHQRKLNEVVADERDQEFEYFGLRTVYDRYLLRHPTARTVIETPQYFFLRVACALARTVAEAIELYRLLSSLEYMASTPTLFNAGTKHEQLSSCFLLDSPEDDLAAIYHKYTDVALLSKFSGGIGLAYHRVRAKGSLIRGTNGHSNGIVPWLKTLDSSVAAVNQCFAPETIVFTADGPKPIAKVSVGDLALGHSGRYRRVEQHMRYWQTDDMVELRVKHAVEPVRVTAGHPIFAIPGVPIGQSIKRTLAQLERGVRTPRWVAAGTLKPGDYVAQVIPTEIVPVAGLTDDDARMYGILLGDGHLARNGREWGVSGNPRSDAHLEFVREYLRARGIHFWEEGRGETYLQVRFAAGRGVVREATTGRIVGAGAPTLPFTYADLYDDNGDKRINRRFAHLPPSQTRALIRGLLETDGGVSRGAEIYFSSTSRPLVEGLRYQLLRLGIACVGQYRERDTTHTARRQDGSTSEFSGTTKCYDLRIPAVPEIAELVGCRPVTKRNWFVRDGYLWSRVRSVTPIAPTTVVHDLKVEDDETYMTSAALAHNGGKRKGACCVYLEPWHADIEDFLELRDNTGDEARRTHNLNLANWIPDLFMRRVEEDGLWSLFDPKVVPDFPDLYGEAFEKAYVAAEEARLYTRQVRARDLYHRMMRTLAQTGNGWMTFKDTSNRKCNQTARPGRVVHLSNLCTEIIEVTSPTETAVCNLGSLNLARHVTDGRFDFEKLARNVRTAVRQLDRVIDINFYPIPAAAESNRKWRPVGLGVMGLQDVFFQLRLPFDSPEALALSTRIQEEIYYHALTTSCDLAEELGPHPAFHETRAADGVLQFDLWGVTPPDVERWQALKQRIKAKGLRNSLLIAIAPTATIASICGCYEAIEPQVSNLFKRETLSGDFLQINRYLVADLKRLGLWNEDIRTKIKLADGSIQGIEEIPADVRRLYRTAWELPMRALIDMAAARGAYIDQSQSLNLFMEAPTIGKLSSMYMYAWKQGLKTTYYLRSRPATGIAKATVPVAAGASKKAAADAGALACALENPESCEACQ from the coding sequence ATGAGCGACTCCGCCGCTGCCCGCCAAGCCGACATTGCCCCGTCCACCATGCGCGTCAGAAAGCGCAATGGGACGCTCGAACCGGTTAACCTCGACAAAATCGTACGCGCCGTTGGTCGCTGCTGTACGGGGCTAGCCAACGTGGATGCCATTCGCGTCGCCACCAAGACCATTGGTGGTCTTTACGACGGCGCGACGACCGCCGAACTCGATCAACTCTCTATCAACACGGCAGCGGCGCTTATCGTCGAAGAACCGGAATATGCCCGTCTTGCAGCGCGCTTGTTGGCGACCTGTATCTACAAGGAAGTTCGCAATCAGAACATTCACTCCTTCTCACAATCCATTGATGCCGGCCACAGGCTCGGTCTTGTCGCCGACCGCCTGCAAACTTTCGTCGCCGAACATCAGCGCAAACTCAATGAGGTTGTCGCCGACGAACGCGATCAAGAGTTCGAGTACTTTGGTCTGCGGACAGTCTATGACCGCTACCTGCTTAGGCACCCGACGGCGCGCACCGTCATCGAAACACCGCAGTACTTCTTCCTGCGCGTCGCCTGCGCGTTGGCGCGGACGGTCGCCGAGGCCATCGAGCTGTACCGGCTGTTGTCATCGCTCGAATACATGGCGAGCACGCCGACGCTGTTCAACGCCGGCACCAAGCACGAACAACTCTCGTCCTGTTTCCTGCTGGACTCGCCGGAAGACGACTTAGCGGCGATTTATCACAAATACACGGACGTGGCCTTGCTGTCGAAGTTCTCCGGCGGGATTGGGCTGGCGTACCACCGCGTACGGGCCAAGGGGTCGCTCATTCGGGGCACGAACGGGCACTCCAACGGGATTGTCCCATGGCTCAAAACGCTGGATTCATCGGTCGCAGCGGTCAACCAGTGCTTTGCCCCGGAAACAATCGTTTTCACCGCTGACGGCCCTAAACCTATCGCCAAGGTGAGCGTCGGCGATCTGGCGCTTGGTCACAGCGGCCGCTACCGGCGCGTTGAGCAACACATGCGCTACTGGCAGACGGACGACATGGTTGAGCTGCGCGTCAAGCATGCGGTCGAGCCAGTGCGCGTCACTGCCGGCCACCCGATTTTCGCCATTCCAGGCGTTCCGATTGGTCAATCCATCAAGCGCACGCTGGCGCAGCTCGAACGCGGCGTTCGCACGCCGCGCTGGGTGGCCGCCGGAACGCTCAAACCCGGCGACTATGTCGCGCAGGTCATCCCGACGGAAATCGTTCCAGTCGCCGGACTGACCGACGACGATGCTCGAATGTACGGCATCCTGCTCGGCGACGGTCACTTGGCGCGGAACGGGCGCGAGTGGGGCGTTTCCGGTAACCCTCGATCCGACGCGCATCTTGAATTCGTTCGTGAATACCTACGCGCCCGTGGCATTCATTTCTGGGAAGAGGGACGGGGCGAAACCTACCTTCAGGTTCGATTCGCCGCCGGGCGCGGCGTCGTTCGGGAGGCGACCACCGGGCGCATCGTAGGCGCGGGCGCGCCGACGCTGCCTTTCACGTACGCCGACCTTTACGACGACAATGGCGACAAACGAATCAACCGCCGGTTTGCGCATCTACCGCCGAGCCAGACGCGGGCGCTCATCCGCGGCCTGCTGGAGACGGACGGCGGCGTGTCGCGCGGCGCGGAAATCTACTTCTCCAGCACATCCCGCCCGCTGGTCGAGGGTCTGCGTTACCAGCTCTTGCGGCTTGGGATCGCCTGCGTGGGACAGTACCGCGAGCGCGATACGACGCACACGGCGCGACGGCAGGACGGTTCAACCTCCGAGTTTTCAGGAACGACCAAGTGCTATGACCTGCGCATTCCCGCCGTGCCGGAAATCGCCGAACTCGTCGGCTGTCGACCGGTCACAAAGCGCAACTGGTTTGTCCGCGACGGCTATCTTTGGTCGCGCGTGCGGTCGGTGACGCCTATTGCGCCGACGACGGTGGTTCACGATTTGAAGGTCGAGGACGACGAAACCTACATGACATCGGCGGCGCTCGCTCACAACGGCGGCAAGCGCAAGGGGGCCTGCTGCGTCTATCTTGAGCCGTGGCATGCCGACATTGAAGACTTCCTTGAACTGCGCGACAACACCGGCGATGAGGCTCGCCGCACGCACAATCTCAACCTCGCCAACTGGATTCCCGATCTCTTCATGCGGCGCGTCGAGGAAGACGGCCTGTGGTCGTTGTTTGATCCGAAAGTCGTCCCTGATTTTCCCGACCTGTACGGCGAGGCCTTCGAGAAAGCCTACGTCGCCGCCGAGGAAGCGCGGCTTTACACGCGACAAGTGCGCGCGCGCGACCTCTACCACCGGATGATGCGGACGCTGGCGCAAACCGGCAACGGTTGGATGACCTTCAAGGATACAAGCAACCGCAAGTGCAACCAGACGGCGCGGCCCGGCCGCGTCGTCCACCTGTCAAACCTCTGTACGGAAATCATCGAGGTCACGTCGCCGACGGAAACCGCCGTTTGCAACCTCGGTTCACTCAACTTGGCGCGGCATGTCACCGACGGACGGTTTGATTTTGAGAAACTGGCGCGCAACGTTCGGACAGCGGTGCGTCAACTCGACCGCGTTATTGACATCAACTTTTATCCGATTCCCGCCGCCGCCGAATCCAACCGCAAGTGGCGTCCGGTCGGGCTGGGCGTCATGGGGTTGCAGGATGTGTTCTTTCAACTGCGTCTGCCCTTCGACAGCCCCGAAGCGTTGGCGCTTTCGACGCGCATTCAAGAAGAGATTTACTATCACGCGCTGACGACCTCGTGCGATCTAGCGGAGGAACTGGGGCCGCACCCGGCGTTCCACGAAACACGTGCGGCGGACGGCGTTTTGCAGTTTGACCTGTGGGGTGTGACGCCGCCGGACGTGGAACGCTGGCAGGCGCTCAAACAGCGAATCAAGGCCAAGGGTCTGCGCAACAGCCTGCTCATCGCTATTGCGCCGACGGCGACCATTGCCTCGATTTGTGGCTGTTATGAAGCCATCGAGCCGCAGGTCTCCAACCTGTTCAAGCGCGAGACGCTCTCCGGCGACTTCCTGCAAATCAACCGTTATCTGGTGGCCGACCTGAAGCGATTGGGTCTCTGGAACGAAGACATCCGCACGAAGATCAAGCTGGCTGACGGTTCGATTCAGGGCATTGAGGAAATCCCAGCCGATGTTCGACGACTCTACCGGACGGCGTGGGAGTTGCCCATGCGCGCGTTGATTGACATGGCGGCGGCGCGCGGCGCGTACATTGACCAGTCCCAATCACTCAACCTGTTTATGGAAGCGCCGACGATTGGCAAGTTGTCCTCGATGTATATGTACGCTTGGAAGCAGGGGCTCAAAACCACCTACTACCTGCGCTCGCGACCGGCGACAGGCATCGCCAAGGCGACCGTGCCGGTGGCGGCTGGGGCGTCGAAGAAGGCCGCCGCTGACGCAGGAGCACTTGCCTGTGCGCTCGAAAACCCAGAAAGCTGTGAAGCCTGCCAGTAA